AGATCCGGGGTCCCGGGGGGTCCCGGCACCGGTGCTCGTTGGGGCAGACCCGGGTCCCGGGGGCagagcgggggcggcgggcgcagcgcgggggcagagcccggtccccggcgcggggccgctgcgctcCCGCCGACGGCTGCCGTCCCGGCGCGCaggcggcggcgcagcgcggcggcgtcCCGGGCGCCGgttgccggcggcggcgccggtggCCGGTGGCCGGTGGCCGGTGGCCGgtggcggccccgccccgcgccgcgccgcgccgccgcgctgcgccgccgccgccgccgccgccgccgccgcccccgcgcgcagCCATTGCGGGCAGGCCCGGCGCTGcggcccgctccgccgcccgggGACATGCCGGCGGGATGGCGCGCTCCGCCGACACCTTCCCGCTGCACCGCCTCGTCTGGCACAACCGGCACCAGGCGCTGGACAGCGCCCTGCGCTCCGGCCGGGTGGGCACcgggcgccggggcagccgggAGAGCTGGGAGCCGGGGGgaccgggggagccgggggagccggggaagccggGGAAGCCGGGAACCGGGGGAGGCGGGGGAACCGGGGGAGCCGGAAACCGAGGGAACCGGGAACCGGGGCAGACGGGGGAACCGGGGGAACCGAGGGAGCCGGGAACCGGGGGAGACGGGAACCGGGAGATCCGGGAACCGAGGGAGCCGGGAACCGGGGGAACCGAGGGAGCCGGGAACCGGGGGAGACGGGAGCCAGGGGAACCGGGAACCGGGGGAGACGGGAACCGGGGGAGACGGGAACCGGGGGAACCGGGGGAACCGGTGGAGACGGGAACCGGGGGAGCAGGGAACCGAGGGAACCGGGGCAGACGGGGGAACCGGTGGAGCCGGGAACCGGGGGAACCGGTGGAGCCGGGGGAGCTGGGGGAACCGGGGGAACCGGGAGATCTGGGAACCGGGGGAGACGAGAACCGAGGGAGACGAGAACCGAGGGAACCGGGGCAGACGGGGGAaccggggagccgggggagccgggggagccggtGGAGCCGGAcaccgggggagccgggggagccgggggccctGGTCACCGGGCGCGGTGGTggtgggggcagagccggcaCTGGGAGATTGGGGGCGTGGGGGTATtcggggactgggagcactgggcgggggggggtgtctgAGGGCAGGGTGCTAGGggcctgggagcactgggagcactggggggctGGGGCACTGGGATATTAGGGGGCTGGGAGCGCTGGGGGATGGGGGGAATGGGGtcctgggggcactgggggagaCTAGGGGCACAGGGATGGAGGGCTGGGATACTAGGGAACTGGGAGCAccagggggctggagcatggggatgggggaatggggtactaggggactgggagcactgggagcactgggagcactgggagggactggaagCACTGAGATAAGGACACTGGGAGTACAGggagactgggagcactgggatacTGGGGGACTGGGAGGCTGGGGACAGTGGGAGCACTCGGGGGTGCTGGGGTTGGGGGACTGGAATATTAGGGGACAGGGAGCACTTTGGGACTGGGAGAATGGGGcattgggagcactgggagggactaGGGGGGCTGAGATATTAGAGGACTGGGAGGGCCTGGGGGCACTGGGACAGGGGGCCTGGGAGGACTGGGGGTAGTGGGGGGCTGGGAATCGGGGGGCAGTGGGAGCACTGGAGGTACGGGGGCCGGGGGGCCTGGAGGACGAGGGGGCTGGGACAGTATGACTCGGGGCCAGGAGGACTTGGGGACTTGAGGGATGGGATTTGGGGGACAGGGGCCACCAGAGGACCCAAGGAGCTGGGGGGGGAACGGGGGACAGCAGGgcactggggggaggggggggggcggcagcggccgtGACCCCGCCGGCGGCCGCAGCACGACGTGGAGCTGACGGACCCCCGCGGCCGGACCCCGCTGGAGCTGGCCGTGTCCCTGGGCCACCTGGAGTCGGTGCGGGTGCTGCTGCGGCACAACGCCAACGTGGGCCGGGAGAACGCCAACGGCTGGACGGGTACGCGGGCGGCGCGGCATGGCGCGGCGTGGGGGGGCAGGCcgtggggggcgccggggccgggcgctgacGGTGCCCGGTGGCCCCCAGTGCTGCAGGAGGCGGTGAGCACGGGCGACCCCGAGATGGTGCAGCTGGTGCTCCAGTACCGCGACTACCAGCGGGCGACGCGGCGGCTTGCCGGCATCCCCGAGCTGCTCAGCAAGCTGCGCCGGGTACGGCCGTGCCCCTGACGGGGGGGTGGGCACCCCCTTCCCGGCCCCGGGCATCCCCCAGCACTGGGGTCCGGGTGCGCAGAGGCAGCCGGGAgagcccctggggaccccccGGGCCCCCCCAAACCTCCCCTAGGACCCTCGCTTCCCCCAGGGATCCCCGATCACCCTCCCCTGCCGGTCCCCAATCCCCCCCTAGGGTCCCAGAGGCGACCCCCAGCGCCTCCCCTCTCCAAGGCCCCCCCATCTCCCCCGAGACCCCCGCAGGgaccccccgcacacacacacaccgggcCCCTCCACGGCTGCTCCACGACCCcgcttctcctccaggcctccgacTTCTACGTGGAGATGAAGTGGGAGTTCACGAGCTGGGGTGagtgcggggccggcggggcggccgcgggcccggcggcgggggcgcctgCTGAGGGGCTGCCGGCGCCCGCAGTGCCCCTGGTCTCCAAGGTGTGCCCCAGCGACGTGTACCGCGTGTGGAAGCGCGGCGAGAGCCTGCGGGTCGACACCACGCTGCTGGGCTTCGAGCACATGAcgtggcagcggggccggcgcagCTACATCTTCAAGGGAGAAGGTCGGCCCCGGGCCCCCAAATACCCCTCAGACGCCCCAGACCCGCCTTGAGGAGGCCAGATGCCCCCTCGGCACCCCGGTTCGCCCCTGCAGGGACCCAGGGGACCACCTCAGGTTCCGCTTAAGTATCGGGGACCTCAGATGCCTCATAAGGACCTCAGATGCCCCATAACCGCAGAACTGCGGAAGGGtcaaggttggaaggggcctctggagatcatctagtccagcccccacgCTccagcaggatcacctagagcatgttgcccaggaccctgtccagatggtgtttgaatacctccaaggatggactCCACTAAGGACCTGAGATGCCTCATGGGGACTTGAGATGCCCCACAAGGACCTGAGATCCCCCTTAGGGACCCCCCCAAGGCACCTCATACGCCCCAAGGGAAGCCAGAGGTGCAGCAACCCAGGGTGCCCCAGGGTTGGGGGTATCCGGGTGCCCTGATGTGCCCCAAGGTGCTGACCCGTGCCCGTGACCCACAAGGGGATGGCGGTGGTGAAGGTGGTGCCCAGGGGAAGGGGGGATCAGGGCGCCTGGCGGTACCGGGGGAGGGGGTGCGCACAGGCAAGGGGGTGGCGGTGACGGAGGTGGACCTCCACGGTGGTGGCCCTGACCCCCGTGCCCACACGCAGACGAGGGGGCGGTGGTGATGGAGGTGGACCACGACAAGCAGGTGGTCTACACGGAGACGCTGGCCCTGGCCTTGCACGAGCCCGACCTGCTGCTGGCGGCCATGCAGCCCTCGGAGGAGCACGTGGCCGGGCGGCTCACGTCGCCCATCGTCTCCACGCACCTCGACACCAGGAACATCGCCTTCGAGCGGtgagccgcgccggggggggggggggggggcccgcgtGCGAGGAGaggcgggcgcgcgcgcgggaCCTGGGAGAGGAGGCGCCGCGGGCGCCGTGCAAGGGCTTGCGCAAGGCAGGAGCCGTTCCGGCGGGGGGGACCCCGCGCGAGGAGGAAGCGgcgttggggtggggggggggaaggaagcgcTTTGCGCAAGAGGAAGCCGCGTGGGCCAGGGGGATGCGCCGCGCGTGGGGCCGGGGCacgtgcacggggggggggggggggctcacggCTGCCCCCTGCTCCCCAGGAACAAGTCGGGCATCTGGGGCTGGCGCTCGGAGAAGATGGAGGTGATCAGCGGCTACGAGGCCAAGGTGAGGCCTCGCGCCGCGCTGCGAGGgcggggaagggcccaggcgtccgggccgtgCTGACTCTCCCGCCCGGCAGGTTTACAGCGCCAGCAACGTGGAGCTGGTCACGAAGACGAGGACGGAGCATCTCTCCGATCAGGACAAGTCGCGCAACAAAGGTGACGGCCCCGGCGGCCAGTCGGGGAGGgggcctgctgccccccccctccccacccccgccACGTCCTGGTGCAagggtcgccccccccccccccccccagcggccgGGGCGGGATGCCCACCCCGGCAGCTCCCGGTCTCTCGCCCCCGGCAGGCTCCAGGACCCCCTTCCACTCCTTCCTGGGCATCGCGCAGCAGCACGGCACCCACAACGGGGTGAGCGGTGGGGCGccggggtggcggcggggggggggggggggggccgtggggctgggggagggggggggacgccGCGAGGCGCCCCGAGGGCACCCGTGGGCAACGCCggtgcccgccccggccccgcaggcGCCCGTGCTGCAGGCCGCCAGCCCCACCAACCCCACGGCCATCACCCCCGAGGAATACTTCGACCCCCACTTTGACCTGGAGGCCCGCAACATCGGGCGCCCCATCGAGATgtccagcaaggtgcagaggtgagggccgccccccccctccctttacccccccctcccctcccctcccctccccccccgccgtgagggcggcggggagccccggcgtccgggcgccccgtgCCCACGCCGGTGCCGCGGGCAGGTTCAAGGCGACGCTGTGGCTGTGCGAGCAGCACCCGCTGTCGCTGGCGGAGCAGGTGACGCCCATCATCGACCTCATGGCCATCTCCAACGCCCACTTCGCCAAGCTGCGCGACTTCATCACCCTCAAGCTGCCCCCCGGCTTCCCCGTCAAGATCGGTGAGGGCGGGGCCTGGTGGAGGGGCGGGGCCTGTGGGGGTGGGGCCTGGTGGAGGGGCGGGGCTTATGGGGCAGagctcctggcaggggctgtgcctGGCCCAGCTGTAGGAGGGGGAGGAGCCAATTGGTGGGTGTGGGTGGGGCTTAATGGGAGGGGTGGGGTCTGGAGGGAAAGGGGTGGGGCCTGCTGGAAGGGGCGGGGCCTGCTGACCTGctgtgccctcccccccccccggccccgcagagaTCCCCCTCTTCCACGTGCTCAACGCCCGCATCACCTTCAGCAACCTGTGCGGGTGCGACCAGCCGCTGGGCTCGGTGCGGGTGTGcgcccccgccgagccccccgccgagccccccggCAGCCAGGCGCCCGGCCCCAGAGGTGagaggggcgggaggggggacGAGGGGGGGTATCCGGGGGCAGGAGGGCTCCCCGCGGCGTCAGCGCGTGGAGGCCCACGGGCGAGGGGCGCTGGGCGCCGCGCGGTGCCCCAGCGGGTCGGCGGTGCCGCAGGCTGGCCCTTCCCGTGCGAGGTGGAGCCGGGGGTGTTCGAGGTGCCGCAGGGCtacacggtgctgggcgcggggcgcAGCGAGCCCCTGCGCGACGAGGACGACGACCTGCTCCAGTTCGCCATCCAGCAGAGCCTCCTGGACGCCGGCACCGAGACTGACCAGGTGGGCCCCGCCCCCccctcggccccgccccgcccccctcggccccgccccgccccccatAGGCCCCGCCCCTCTCACCCATGCCCCGCCCACAGGTCACCATCTGGGAGGCCCTGACCAACACCCGCCCCGGTGCCAACCCGCCCCCCTACGACGAGGACCTGCAGCTGGAGCGGTGAGGGCCCgcccccggggggggcggggattGACACAGCCCCGCCCATCCAGGGTGGGGCCACAGGGGGAGTGGCGTAAGGGGTGGAGCCTGTGGGCTTGGGATGTGGCCAAAAGGGGAGGGGCTTTCTGTCCCTGGGGGGGGCGTTCCCTGGGCAGCGGGAGGTGGGGCTAGCAGGGGGGCGTGGCAATAAGGGTGTGGGCGTGGCCTCCGGGCAGGGGGCGTGGCCATCCCGAAAAAAGGCGGGGCTTGCCCCCATGCCGCTCTCCCCCGCAGGGCCCTGCAGGAGAGCATGCTGCTGCAGGCGGGGCCCAGCgccgggggccccggggccgcgggcccCCCCGAGGCGGGGGgcagccccccggcaccccccggcTACGGCAGCTTCGCCGAGCAGCTGCGCCTGGCCATGGCGCTCTCCGagcgggagcaggaggagcgcgagcgGCGCCGGCGCGAGGAGGACGAGGAGCTGCAGCGCATCCTCCGCCTCTCGCTCACCGACAAGTAGTGCCAGGGCTCGCGCGGGGACGCCCGCGCAGGGCACGGCCTCGCATGGGCACGGACACCCCCATGGGGCACGGACACCCCCATGGGGCACGGCCTCGCGCGGGGACGGACACCCGCACCGGGCACGGCCTCGCACGGGGACGGACACCCGCACCGGGCATGGCCTCGCACGGGGATGCCCCCGTCTAGGCACGGTCCCACGCCCTGCCTTGGGCACAGCCCTGCATGGGCACCACCCGCCAAGGGCCACCCGGTCCCAGGGATCCCCCCCGGAAGCGGGTGCAGCCCCCACATTGGGGGGCGGGGGTTGATCCAGGGATTCTCCTACCCCGGGACCCCCTGATCCAGGGATTCCCTTGTGCTGGGCTGGATGCCTCAGCCCAGGGACCCCTCATCtggggggaccccccccccgagGACCCCCCCTATCCCAGGCACCTCCCTCCCCTCTGATGTTCTATTTTACCCCCATGTGGGGCAGGAGAAACCcatctaccccccccccccccccccgcatttaAAGGCACCCGTTTGAACCTGGACATTGGGGGATGCCTGGGCCCTGTCTCTGGGTGGCAGCGGCAGGGTCAGGGGAgctctgtgtgtatgtatgtatagatatatatacatatatattcacatatatgtacatatatatatatgggggggaGCAGATTGTGCCTGGGCACGCGATGGGTGGGGAGATGGCAGCAGGAGGTGGGGCCTGGGGAAAGGGGTGGGGCCTGCAAAAGCAGGGAGGAGCCTAGGTGAAGGGGTGGAGCCAGTGGGTGGCCCTGGTGGGCTCTCAGGGGGGTTTCGTCTCCTCCGAACGCCCCAGTGTGGCCCCACGCCCCCattctccccccccttccccgctttatttatttaatttatatcCCTTGGGGTGGCCCCGGCCCAGGGAGGGGGGGTGTTTGTCCGGGTACCCCCCCGTCGCAGTGCCATGGGGCTGGGATCCCCGGCATGGGCTGGGTCGGGcctccgtggggcagggggccagggcgcCGCCGTGGGGCAGAGGGCCGGAggagggcagcgggcagcgccggagggaaagcaaagaaagagcaAAGCCAAGCCGTGCCTCCTCGTCTCTCTGCGGCTGCCCCACGCCGGCCGGGGGGGCTCAGCCCCCGCTGCGCGCCGGAGGTCccgggagaaggggggggggttgtgcctGAGGGGGTCAGGGCAATGCCaggccctgggggcaggaggcatccggcagtggggagggggatgctggAGATCCCAGGCAGTAGGGAGGTGAatcctggtgggggggggggaggtcccgCATGCTGGGAGGGGGATCCCAGACGTGGCCTGGGAACGGCAGGGCAGATCCCAGGCGTTGCAGAGGGCGGGCTGGGGAAGAGACGGGGGATCCCAGGCACGGGACACCGGGGATCCCGGGCACGGGATGGGGTGATCCGGGGGGATGCGGGGCATCGCGGATGCTGGGGAGGTCCCGAGCGCTGGGGGCCGGGGATCCCTGGGGAGCACCGGGAGCGCCGGGCGCGGGACGGGGCAGCGCGAGGAGACGCCGGGCCCCGGGGATGCCGGGGAGGTCCCGAGCACCGGGGATGCCCGGCACGGGGCagggctgcggggctgcgggggcgggtgccggggcggggcggcggcgcttcCTGGTGCGGCGGTGCATGGCGCTGGTCACcgtgcggcgggcggcgggctccgccgggggccccgccgcggtgagtgcggtgcggtgcggtgcgggccgggagcgggggccggggccgcggccagcGCGGGGGTGCGGGCTGCCCCAGTTGCTCCCAGTCGGCAGCGAGGGCTGCACCGGTTGCTCCAAGCTTAGGGGCTCCGGGACGTcccggtgcggggggggggggggggcacgggctGTCCCCGTTGCGCTCAGCCTGGCTTGTCCCGTTTGCGCCCGGGACCCGGTCGCCCCCAGCGCACGCCGGGGCTCGCGGCGCCGTCGCGGGGCTGCGGCTCCCCACGGCTCCCGGGGGCCGCAGCTCCCGTAGCTCCCGGCTGGGCGCGGGCTCCCCGGTGGCTCCCAGCCCCCCGCCACTCGCTGCTGGGCCTTATCAGGGCGCACAGCCCGGGGCACTTCCCCCGGGACC
This is a stretch of genomic DNA from Apteryx mantelli isolate bAptMan1 chromosome 4, bAptMan1.hap1, whole genome shotgun sequence. It encodes these proteins:
- the ANKRD13D gene encoding ankyrin repeat domain-containing protein 13D isoform X2, giving the protein MARSADTFPLHRLVWHNRHQALDSALRSGRHDVELTDPRGRTPLELAVSLGHLESVRVLLRHNANVGRENANGWTVLQEAVSTGDPEMVQLVLQYRDYQRATRRLAGIPELLSKLRRASDFYVEMKWEFTSWVPLVSKVCPSDVYRVWKRGESLRVDTTLLGFEHMTWQRGRRSYIFKGEDEGAVVMEVDHDKQVVYTETLALALHEPDLLLAAMQPSEEHVAGRLTSPIVSTHLDTRNIAFERNKSGIWGWRSEKMEVISGYEAKVYSASNVELVTKTRTEHLSDQDKSRNKGSRTPFHSFLGIAQQHGTHNGAPVLQAASPTNPTAITPEEYFDPHFDLEARNIGRPIEMSSKVQRFKATLWLCEQHPLSLAEQVTPIIDLMAISNAHFAKLRDFITLKLPPGFPVKIEIPLFHVLNARITFSNLCGCDQPLGSVRVCAPAEPPAEPPGSQAPGPRGGAGGVRGAAGLHGAGRGAQRAPARRGRRPAPVRHPAEPPGRRHRD
- the ANKRD13D gene encoding ankyrin repeat domain-containing protein 13D isoform X1 yields the protein MARSADTFPLHRLVWHNRHQALDSALRSGRHDVELTDPRGRTPLELAVSLGHLESVRVLLRHNANVGRENANGWTVLQEAVSTGDPEMVQLVLQYRDYQRATRRLAGIPELLSKLRRASDFYVEMKWEFTSWVPLVSKVCPSDVYRVWKRGESLRVDTTLLGFEHMTWQRGRRSYIFKGEDEGAVVMEVDHDKQVVYTETLALALHEPDLLLAAMQPSEEHVAGRLTSPIVSTHLDTRNIAFERNKSGIWGWRSEKMEVISGYEAKVYSASNVELVTKTRTEHLSDQDKSRNKGSRTPFHSFLGIAQQHGTHNGAPVLQAASPTNPTAITPEEYFDPHFDLEARNIGRPIEMSSKVQRFKATLWLCEQHPLSLAEQVTPIIDLMAISNAHFAKLRDFITLKLPPGFPVKIEIPLFHVLNARITFSNLCGCDQPLGSVRVCAPAEPPAEPPGSQAPGPRGWPFPCEVEPGVFEVPQGYTVLGAGRSEPLRDEDDDLLQFAIQQSLLDAGTETDQVTIWEALTNTRPGANPPPYDEDLQLERALQESMLLQAGPSAGGPGAAGPPEAGGSPPAPPGYGSFAEQLRLAMALSEREQEERERRRREEDEELQRILRLSLTDK